In Cydia amplana chromosome 2, ilCydAmpl1.1, whole genome shotgun sequence, the following proteins share a genomic window:
- the LOC134662115 gene encoding LIM and senescent cell antigen-like-containing domain protein 1 — translation MPGIATMSLENMYCTRCGDGFEPNEKIVNSNGELWHTNCFVCAQCFRMFPDGVFYEFEGRKYCEQDFQVLFAPCCGKCGEFVIGRVIKAMNANWHPACFRCAECSSELADAGFIKHAGRALCHACNARIKADGLQNYMCHKCHGVIDGEPLRYRGEVWHGYHFTCATCGVELDHTAREVKNRPGYAANDVNNLFCLRCHDKMGIPICGACRRPIEERIVTALGKHWHVEHFVCAKCEKPFHGHRHYEKKGLAYCEQHYHQLFGNLCYVCNQVIAGDVFTALNKAWCVHHFACALCDAPLSTRSKFYEYDERPACRRCYEKLPQELRRRLRRAHHYTPRR, via the exons ATGCCAGG AATCGCAACTATGTCACTGGAGAATATGTACTGCACTCGCTGCGGGGATGGGTTTGAACCTAATGAGAAGATTGTTAACTCCAATGGAGAACTCTGGCATACAAACTGTTTTGT atgTGCCCAGTGCTTCCGGATGTTCCCAGATGGAGTGTTTTACGAGTTTGAGGGTCGTAAATATTGCGAACAAGACTTTCAGGTGCTTTTCGCCCCGTGCTGTGGCAAATGCG GGGAGTTCGTGATCGGACGAGTGATCAAGGCGATGAATGCCAACTGGCACCCAGCTTGCTTCCGCTGCGCGGAGTGCAGCTCGGAGCTGGCGGATGCCGGCTTCATCAAGCACGCGGGCCGCGCGCTGTGCCACGCCTGCAACGCGCGCATCAAGGCCGACGGCTTGCAGAACTACATGTGCCACAAGTGCCA TGGTGTGATCGACGGCGAGCCGCTGCGTTACCGCGGCGAGGTGTGGCACGGGTACCACTTCACGTGTGCCACGTGCGGGGTCGAGCTCGACCACACGGCGCGTGAAGTTAAGAACCGCCCGGGCTACGCGGCCAACGACGTG AACAATCTGTTCTGTCTTCGCTGCCACGACAAGATGGGCATCCCCATCTGCGGCGCCTGTCGCCGCCCCATCGAGGAGAGGATCGTTACCGCCCTCGGGAAGCATTGGCACGTTGAG CATTTCGTGTGCGCTAAATGCGAGAAGCCGTTCCACGGGCACCGGCACTACGAGAAGAAGGGGCTCGCGTACTGCGAGCAGCACTACCACCAGCTGTTTGGCAACCTGTGCTACGTCTGCAACCAGGTCATCGCCGGAGATG TATTCACGGCGCTGAACAAGGCGTGGTGCGTGCACCACTTCGCGTGCGCGCTGTGCGACGCGCCGCTGAGCACGCGCAGCAAGTTCTACGAGTACGACGAGCGGCCCGCGTGCCGCCGCTGCTACGAGAAACTGCCGCAGGAGCTGCGCCGGCGCCTGCGCCGCGCGCACCACTACACGCCGCGCCGCTAA
- the LOC134662116 gene encoding protein N-lysine methyltransferase METTL21D-like, with product MSHRRSSFQSNDLFPREIDIEVCLKTLKIYQKIEGDVNCVVWDASLVLAKYLETMCQNKPEFLSGIRVLELGSGLGVVGLTAATLGAQVTLTDLPEALPLLRLNINENKSKISSMGGYAIAESLVWGDSTSEILKEEFDMIVLADCVYYEEAIDPLVQTLQCFTNTLTKKPTMYLTQELRDSDIQKRLWKKFFEKLNDIFNVEQIPEEEQHKNYRSPDILLFKITKK from the exons ATGTCTCACAGAAGATCAAGTTTTCAATCAAATGACCTGTTTCCTCGTGAAATTGATATTGAGGTGTGCttaaaaacgctaaaaatttatcaaaaaatcGAAGGAGATGTAAATTGTGTTGTATGGGATgcatccttagttttagcaaagTATCTCGAAACAATGTGCCAGAATAAACCTGAGTTCTTAAGTGGCATTAGAGTATTAGAACTTGGGTCAGGTTTAGGGGTTGTTGGTCTAACAGCTGCAACTCTAGG TGCCCAAGTGACACTTACAGATTTACCTGAAGCACTGCCGTTGTTGCGATTgaacataaatgaaaataagTCGAAAATCTCCAGTATGGGAGGGTATGCCATAGCAGAGTCTTTGGTGTGGGGCGACAGTACATCCGAAATACTTAAAGAGGAATTTGACATGATTGTGCTTGCAGACTGTGTTTATTATGAAGAG GCAATAGATCCTCTGGTACAGACATTACAATGCTTCACAAACACTTTAACAAAGAAACCGACAATGTATTTGACTCAAGAACTTCGAGATTCTGATATACAAAAGAGgttatggaaaaagttttttgaaaaacttaATGACATCTTTAATGTGGAACAGATACCTGAAGAAGAACAACACAAAAATTACAGAAGCCCGGATATTTTACTCTTTAAAATTACAAAGAAGTGA
- the LOC134662074 gene encoding ATPase H(+)-transporting accessory protein 2 produces MARPKSYDSLLIVKVFQSIKMAVKMVVFWCSLVLFIVGSNAAGEFDVIHSPKSLSFFGSSKIPESLLKEVFSAALGLSVEEGTEWDGMIILDPFTLPEAVVEVYVDGVPSLGETIELKSNAFPLTVDEYEPDTFEAVKHRIQQRFSNGHSRLLKIKLTDVNQLSSGVFADVKVPKNLKLSLSHLKYSVEEDSAFLNELAALKAVTEKINSGIVSGDNIVDFYNFRFQSLHALSDFHGPNSLQVKEAKKLLGSAISELSAAFAAAYDGAVLVTAVATDVAHTRRTVRAAPSAAPQQQQRSLSSEDSYSEDYSAIFNIILWFGLVFAFALVAIVYAIMDMDPGRDSIIYRMTSTRMKKDN; encoded by the exons ATGGCAAGACCTAAATCATATGACAGTCTGCTTATTGTAAAGGTTTttcagtcgataaaaatggctGTGAAAATGGTCGTTTTCTGGTGTTCCCTCGTCCTTTTTATAGTCG gCTCTAATGCCGCTGGGGAATTCGACGTGATTCACAGCCCTAAATCCCTAAGCTTTTTTGGATCCAGTAAGATACCTGAAAGTCTCTTGAAAGAAGTGTTTTCCGCTGCTTTAGGACTGTCGGTTGAAGAG GGTACTGAATGGGATGGCATGATCATTCTTGATCCATTCACTTTACCTGAAGCTGTAGTTGAAGTGTATGTAGATGGAGTTCCCAGCCTCGGTGAGACT aTTGAGCTTAAATCAAATGCCTTCCCGTTGACTGTGGACGAATATGAACCGGATACTTTTGAAGCAGTTAAGCACAGGATCCAGCAGCGCTTCAGCAATGGACACAGTAGGCTCCTCAAGATCAAGCTTACTGATGTCAATCAG ttgTCATCAGGGGTGTTTGCAGACGTCAAAGTACCCAAGAATCTTAAGCTGTCCCTGAGCCACTTGAAATACTCAGTGGAAGAAGATAGTGCATTCCTTAATGAGCTTGCAGCATTGAAAGCTGTCACTGAAAAG attAATTCCGGTATCGTCTcaggggacaatatcgtcgatTTTTACAATTTCCGCTTCCAATCGCTCCACGCCTTGTCCGACTTCCACGGCCCCAACTCTTTACAAGTCAAGGAAGCCAAAAAGCTTTTAG GGTCGGCGATCTCTGAGCTGAGCGCGGCGTTCGCGGCGGCGTACGACGGCGCGGTGCTGGTGACGGCCGTGGCCACCGACGTGGCGCACACGCGCCGCACCGTGCGCGCCGCGCCCAGCGCCGCGCCGCAACAACAGCAGCGCTCGCTG AGTTCGGAAGACAGCTACTCTGAAGACTACTCGGCCATCTTCAACATCATCTTGTGGTTCGGCCTCGTGTTCGCCTTCGCCCTGGTGGCCATCGTGTACGCCATCATGGACATGGACCCGGGCAGGGACTCCATCATCTACCGCATGACCAGCACCAGGATGAAGAAGGATAATTAG